One Ignavibacterium sp. DNA segment encodes these proteins:
- a CDS encoding PorV/PorQ family protein, whose amino-acid sequence MLKKSFLIISSLLFIASTINAQTVIAKYAGEFMALGVGGRALGMGGAFVAVANDVTSGYYNPAGLANLNYPQLALMHSEQFGNLVNYDYGSVAIPFQGDMSFGVSAMRLGVDGIPDTRNALIDANGDGIIDINDDRLDYSRITEFSNQDWAFYLTFAKRQSEDFYWGVNAKIIRRDLAEFGATGIGFDVGAYYIPMENLFLGANLQDATTTLIAWNTGRNELVSPTLKIGAAYKVAEFLGGYLMPALDFDIRFENRQFASNFNLGPVSFDMHAGFEYTFKNLIYIRGGYNDVKQFTVGAGVKLPKLNIDYSFARFNESAIERLDDSHRISVMLTLEEPRFLRDGL is encoded by the coding sequence ATGCTAAAAAAATCATTTTTAATAATCTCATCATTACTTTTTATTGCTTCAACAATAAATGCACAAACAGTAATTGCAAAATACGCCGGTGAGTTTATGGCGCTTGGCGTTGGAGGCAGAGCTCTTGGTATGGGAGGGGCTTTTGTTGCTGTTGCTAATGATGTTACATCCGGTTATTACAATCCTGCAGGGCTTGCAAACCTGAATTATCCACAGCTTGCATTGATGCATTCGGAGCAATTCGGAAATCTTGTAAATTATGATTACGGTTCAGTTGCTATTCCATTTCAGGGTGATATGAGTTTTGGAGTAAGTGCAATGAGATTGGGTGTTGATGGAATACCAGATACGAGAAATGCTCTTATTGATGCAAACGGCGATGGCATTATTGATATAAATGATGATAGATTAGACTATTCCAGAATTACTGAATTCAGCAACCAGGATTGGGCTTTTTATCTTACATTTGCAAAAAGACAATCAGAGGATTTTTATTGGGGAGTTAATGCAAAAATTATAAGAAGAGACTTGGCAGAGTTTGGTGCAACAGGAATAGGTTTTGATGTAGGAGCTTATTATATCCCAATGGAAAATCTCTTTCTTGGCGCAAACCTGCAGGATGCAACCACTACTTTGATAGCGTGGAATACAGGTAGAAACGAGCTTGTTTCACCTACTCTTAAAATTGGCGCAGCTTATAAAGTAGCTGAATTTTTGGGTGGTTATTTAATGCCTGCATTAGATTTTGATATTAGGTTTGAAAACAGACAATTTGCTTCCAACTTTAATTTAGGTCCGGTTAGTTTTGATATGCATGCAGGATTTGAATATACATTCAAAAATCTCATATATATCAGAGGCGGTTATAACGATGTTAAACAATTTACAGTTGGCGCCGGTGTTAAATTACCTAAACTGAATATTGATTATTCATTTGCCAGATTTAATGAGTCTGCTATTGAGAGATTGGATGATTCACACAGGATTTCTGTAATGCTTACATTGGAAGAACCAAGATTTTTAAGAGATGGTTTATAA
- a CDS encoding alpha-amylase family glycosyl hydrolase, producing MNVKYPRLLEINSRVWIKKFGAKATLADVPDSQIDFWKSNGFDLIWLMGVWTNNKSVIAEYCFEPELIKSYTEALKDWRKEDVIGSPYSIDKYEVNSILGTKEDLLNFKKRLNEAGILLILDFISNHFSAKSSLIWTNKEIFLPADEHIFKNDPYTFYPSPANDNEYLAHGRDPLFPPWKDTAQINFYEPEARKFLANILLELTELCDGVRCDMAMLPLNNIFYNTWIGVLKKYGYEKPEKEFWEEAIAQVKAKRVDFLFIAETYWDLEWQLQKLGFDFTYDKKLTDRLVGGNVQSIHNHLQAEEDYQNKSVRFLENHDEERAVVKLGRERSLAAAVIAGTIPGIALYFDGQCDGKKIKLPVQLGREPEEKQDEKIKEFYRKLFNITKEEIFKNGKWKFLDTNPVAQSDFTNENLLAWEWRLDDDLRIVVVNYDSITSRCRLKFDIPAKQDEIVLKDLINNNTYKRSLKEISEKGLFVELKSFHSHIFQII from the coding sequence ATGAATGTAAAATACCCAAGGTTACTAGAAATAAATTCAAGAGTTTGGATTAAAAAGTTTGGTGCAAAGGCAACCTTAGCTGATGTGCCTGACTCGCAAATAGATTTTTGGAAATCAAATGGTTTTGATTTGATATGGTTAATGGGCGTATGGACTAATAACAAAAGTGTTATTGCAGAATATTGTTTTGAACCTGAGCTAATTAAATCTTATACTGAAGCTCTAAAGGATTGGCGAAAAGAAGATGTAATCGGATCACCATATTCAATTGATAAATATGAGGTTAATAGTATTCTTGGTACAAAAGAAGATCTGCTCAATTTTAAAAAGCGATTGAACGAAGCAGGAATATTATTAATACTTGATTTCATATCTAATCACTTTAGTGCTAAATCATCTTTGATCTGGACGAATAAAGAAATATTTCTTCCTGCTGATGAGCACATCTTTAAAAATGATCCATATACTTTTTATCCATCGCCAGCAAATGATAATGAATATCTTGCTCACGGAAGAGATCCCTTATTCCCTCCCTGGAAAGATACAGCTCAAATTAATTTTTATGAACCTGAAGCAAGAAAGTTTCTTGCAAACATTCTTTTGGAGCTTACAGAACTATGTGATGGTGTAAGATGTGATATGGCGATGCTTCCGCTTAATAATATTTTTTACAATACCTGGATCGGTGTTTTAAAAAAGTATGGATATGAAAAACCAGAAAAAGAATTTTGGGAAGAAGCAATTGCTCAAGTAAAAGCTAAACGAGTTGATTTTCTCTTTATTGCGGAAACTTACTGGGATCTTGAGTGGCAGCTTCAAAAGCTTGGATTTGATTTTACTTATGATAAGAAGTTAACAGATAGGCTTGTTGGAGGTAATGTACAATCAATTCATAATCATTTACAGGCAGAAGAAGATTATCAGAATAAATCAGTCAGATTTTTGGAAAATCATGATGAAGAGCGAGCAGTTGTAAAATTAGGAAGAGAAAGATCACTTGCTGCTGCGGTTATAGCTGGCACTATTCCCGGGATTGCTTTATATTTTGATGGACAGTGTGATGGTAAAAAGATTAAGTTGCCTGTTCAGCTTGGCAGAGAACCTGAAGAAAAACAAGATGAAAAAATCAAAGAGTTTTACAGAAAACTTTTTAACATTACTAAGGAAGAAATATTTAAAAACGGAAAGTGGAAATTTTTGGATACAAACCCGGTAGCACAATCCGATTTTACTAATGAAAATTTACTTGCATGGGAGTGGCGATTAGATGATGATTTAAGAATCGTTGTTGTAAACTATGATAGTATTACTTCGAGATGCAGGTTAAAGTTTGATATTCCTGCAAAGCAGGATGAGATTGTGTTAAAAGACCTGATTAATAACAATACATACAAACGATCTCTAAAAGAAATATCTGAAAAAGGTTTATTTGTTGAGTTGAAGTCTTTTCACAGTCATATTTTTCAGATAATTTAG
- a CDS encoding GIY-YIG nuclease family protein, with translation MAESPHNCGVKVVYPALGGKCGGLNMYFVYILKSQKPERFYVGCTSNLKRRIDEHNLGKVVSTKAYAPWSLIYVENYSSRTTAFEREKQIKSYKGGRAFKSLINNSERWQSG, from the coding sequence ATGGCAGAGTCCCCGCATAATTGCGGGGTAAAGGTTGTTTATCCCGCCTTAGGCGGGAAATGCGGCGGTCTTAATATGTATTTTGTTTATATATTAAAGAGTCAAAAACCAGAACGATTCTATGTAGGATGTACATCAAATCTTAAAAGAAGAATTGATGAGCATAATTTAGGAAAAGTTGTATCAACAAAAGCTTATGCACCCTGGTCGTTAATTTATGTTGAAAATTATTCGTCCAGAACAACTGCATTTGAAAGAGAAAAGCAAATTAAATCCTACAAAGGGGGAAGGGCGTTTAAGAGCCTGATAAATAATTCGGAGAGATGGCAGAGTGGTTGA
- a CDS encoding thioesterase family protein gives MQRIRIDLPGKFLFITDISVRVYDVNFAGHLSNDSILSMVHEARILFLKNWGYSEVDTEGAGIIMFDAAIQYKSQGYHGDILVFDVTVDNFIKTGCDFFFKITNKSNGKEIARVKTGIAFFDYNTNKLVQVPEKFKSLIESLKNN, from the coding sequence ATGCAGAGAATCAGAATTGACTTGCCGGGCAAGTTTCTATTTATAACAGATATTTCTGTCCGTGTTTATGATGTAAACTTTGCCGGGCACTTAAGTAATGATTCAATTTTATCAATGGTTCATGAGGCAAGAATATTATTCCTTAAAAACTGGGGATATAGTGAAGTTGATACTGAAGGCGCAGGAATAATAATGTTTGATGCTGCAATTCAGTATAAATCCCAAGGATATCATGGCGATATTCTTGTATTTGATGTTACAGTTGATAACTTTATTAAAACAGGATGCGATTTCTTTTTTAAAATAACTAATAAATCAAATGGAAAAGAAATTGCGCGTGTTAAAACCGGTATAGCTTTCTTTGATTATAACACCAATAAACTTGTTCAGGTACCTGAAAAGTTTAAATCACTTATTGAATCACTAAAAAACAATTAA
- a CDS encoding glycoside hydrolase family 44 protein encodes MKIFSFLSALIIVIVSSNVFSQPVSFSISVEESLRTISPYIYGTNQLLTEEEHWGALRQGGNRLTGYNWENNASNAGTDYLNSSDNYLTWIAGIQNESEPGIVTTTFRDKSIELNAYSLITLQLAGYVARDKKGTVSQQQTAPSSRWRTVKFEKESQFTLQPDTSDSFVYMDEYLNFLVDKFGMANTSSGIKGYSLDNEPDLWNLTHPRIHPLQAKCVEIVQKAIDAATAVKNIDPYLEIFGPVLYGFNGYYNFQSAEDWDSLRAGTNYQWFIDYYLDRMKQAEISSGKRLLDVLDIHWYPEAMGNNRITQANANTTADKLARVQAPRTLWDNNYQENSWIAQWFNSYLPLIPRLKQSIDQFYPGTKLAFTEFSYGGENDITGAIAIADVLGIFGRYDVYLGTFWQLDSPSDYISSAYKIYRNYDGNNSTFGDYYVSASTSDSVSTSVYGSLNDEGNEIHLIAINKNLNENVEGNFSVLSQQNIQSGRVWKLDGNSPLIAEIDPIANIVNNSFTYTLPSGSVCHFVLQTGVVSITEEYTVPENYYLTAYPNPFNPSCRIEYNVPINSNSCLNIFSVTGELLKSYTELSGAGYLLWDSSNRNGEKISSGVYFAVLNSNGKILTTRKLVLMK; translated from the coding sequence TAACAGACTGACAGGATACAATTGGGAAAATAATGCTTCCAATGCCGGAACCGACTACTTAAACTCCAGTGATAACTATCTTACCTGGATTGCAGGCATACAAAATGAATCTGAGCCCGGAATTGTTACTACAACATTCAGAGATAAATCAATTGAATTAAACGCATACTCACTAATTACACTTCAGCTTGCTGGTTATGTTGCAAGGGACAAAAAGGGTACTGTCTCACAGCAGCAAACAGCACCTTCATCCAGATGGCGAACTGTTAAATTTGAAAAAGAAAGTCAATTCACGCTACAGCCGGATACTTCAGATTCTTTTGTTTATATGGATGAATATTTAAACTTTCTTGTTGATAAATTTGGTATGGCAAATACATCAAGCGGAATAAAAGGCTACTCGCTGGATAATGAACCCGACTTGTGGAATTTGACACATCCAAGAATTCATCCTTTACAGGCAAAATGTGTTGAGATAGTTCAGAAAGCAATTGATGCAGCAACTGCTGTGAAAAATATTGACCCTTATTTGGAAATTTTCGGACCGGTTCTTTATGGATTCAATGGTTATTATAATTTTCAATCAGCTGAAGACTGGGATTCTTTACGCGCCGGAACAAACTATCAATGGTTTATTGATTATTATCTTGATAGAATGAAACAGGCTGAAATCTCTTCAGGAAAAAGGCTGCTTGATGTTTTAGATATTCATTGGTATCCTGAGGCAATGGGCAATAACAGAATTACACAAGCAAATGCCAACACAACCGCTGACAAACTTGCCAGAGTACAGGCGCCGAGAACTTTGTGGGATAATAACTATCAGGAAAACAGTTGGATAGCACAATGGTTCAATTCTTATTTACCATTAATACCCAGATTAAAACAATCCATTGATCAGTTTTATCCGGGGACTAAACTTGCATTTACTGAATTTTCCTATGGCGGAGAAAATGATATTACAGGTGCAATTGCAATAGCAGATGTATTGGGAATATTTGGCAGGTATGATGTTTATCTCGGAACATTCTGGCAGCTTGATTCTCCTTCAGACTATATCTCATCAGCTTATAAAATTTATAGAAATTACGATGGAAATAATTCAACATTTGGCGATTACTATGTATCTGCTTCAACAAGTGATAGCGTAAGTACATCTGTTTATGGTTCACTGAATGATGAAGGAAATGAGATACATTTAATAGCAATAAATAAAAATCTAAATGAAAATGTTGAAGGCAATTTTTCGGTTTTATCCCAGCAAAATATACAAAGCGGGCGTGTATGGAAATTAGACGGTAATAGCCCGCTGATTGCTGAGATTGATCCAATAGCCAATATTGTAAATAATAGTTTTACCTATACCTTGCCATCTGGCTCTGTTTGTCATTTCGTTTTACAAACAGGTGTAGTGAGTATAACAGAAGAATATACTGTACCCGAAAATTATTATTTGACTGCATATCCAAACCCATTTAATCCATCTTGCAGGATTGAATATAATGTTCCGATTAATTCTAATTCCTGCCTTAATATATTTTCTGTTACCGGTGAATTATTAAAAAGCTACACTGAGCTTTCAGGTGCAGGATATTTATTGTGGGATAGTTCAAATAGAAATGGAGAGAAAATATCCAGCGGAGTTTACTTTGCCGTACTTAACAGTAATGGCAAAATACTAACAACCCGTAAACTAGTCTTGATGAAATAA
- a CDS encoding adenylate/guanylate cyclase domain-containing protein, which translates to MKNTNEKIFEEIFTEEIISNESFRSKVLAGIIGFLIIVVLLLSIAFAKHFKDVSQFSITIEITLLILAVIFVRAIFVSRAAKKWNKYGVKAFILIRYINAFTEISIPSVVLIIYSFNLPSMYPLFTPVSLLYFLIIMLSALELDFKLCLFSGTMAALQYIIIALYLTSRPSEVFDSLSIFPIHIGTAALLFISGHTAGLITVHIKRGLLKYYKAQSERNEIQKLFGQQISREIVDELVENHYEVQSRTRFAVIMFIDIRNFSIFAQNKSPEEIIAYQNNVFSFMIEIINKHKGIVNQIMGDGLMAIFGAPIEHKNDCQSAVNASLEIYKELKRRNEKGLLPDTVIRIGINAGEVVTGNVGTSERKQYSVTGQPVIIAARLEQINKELNSVILISDEVYKRVALENEPINHDDITIKGVPNPITVYQIV; encoded by the coding sequence ATGAAAAATACTAATGAGAAAATCTTTGAAGAAATTTTTACAGAAGAAATAATTTCTAACGAAAGCTTCCGTTCAAAAGTTCTTGCAGGAATAATTGGTTTCCTGATTATTGTTGTTTTACTGTTATCAATTGCTTTTGCAAAACACTTTAAAGATGTTTCTCAATTTTCAATCACAATTGAAATTACTCTTCTTATTCTTGCTGTAATATTTGTAAGAGCAATCTTTGTAAGCCGCGCCGCAAAAAAATGGAATAAATACGGGGTAAAAGCTTTTATATTAATAAGATATATCAATGCCTTTACTGAAATAAGTATCCCCAGTGTTGTTCTTATAATCTACTCATTCAATTTACCATCAATGTATCCGCTTTTTACGCCTGTTTCACTTCTCTACTTTTTAATAATAATGCTTAGTGCGTTAGAACTTGATTTTAAACTCTGTTTATTTTCAGGCACTATGGCGGCTTTACAGTATATTATAATAGCTTTGTATTTAACCAGTAGACCTTCGGAAGTTTTTGATTCCTTATCAATCTTTCCAATACATATCGGAACAGCTGCATTATTGTTTATTTCAGGACATACAGCAGGATTAATTACTGTTCATATAAAAAGAGGTTTATTGAAATACTACAAAGCTCAATCCGAAAGAAATGAAATTCAAAAATTATTCGGTCAACAGATATCAAGGGAAATTGTCGATGAGCTTGTAGAGAATCATTATGAAGTTCAAAGCCGCACTAGATTTGCTGTAATAATGTTTATTGATATAAGAAATTTTTCAATCTTTGCCCAGAATAAATCGCCTGAAGAAATCATTGCATATCAAAACAACGTATTTTCTTTTATGATTGAAATTATAAACAAACATAAAGGTATAGTTAATCAAATTATGGGTGATGGATTAATGGCAATATTCGGTGCACCAATTGAACACAAAAATGATTGCCAATCAGCTGTTAATGCTTCTCTCGAAATCTATAAAGAACTTAAACGCAGAAATGAAAAAGGATTGCTTCCTGATACAGTTATCAGAATTGGAATAAATGCCGGTGAAGTTGTTACAGGAAATGTTGGTACCAGCGAGAGAAAACAGTATTCTGTTACCGGACAACCTGTAATCATTGCTGCAAGATTAGAACAGATAAACAAAGAGCTTAACTCTGTCATTCTTATTTCAGATGAAGTTTACAAACGAGTAGCGTTGGAAAATGAACCTATAAATCATGATGATATTACAATAAAAGGAGTTCCTAATCCAATTACAGTTTATCAAATAGTATAA
- the gpmA gene encoding 2,3-diphosphoglycerate-dependent phosphoglycerate mutase, translating to MYKVVLLRHGESSWNKENRFTGWTDVDLSEKGLDEAKKAGQVLKSEGYKFDIAYTSVLKRAIRTLWITLDELDLMWIPVIRNWRLNERHYGALQGLNKAETAQKFGEDQVKIWRRSYDIQPPALETSDDRFPGKDPRYAELKENELPLTECLKDTVARFVPYWENTISPMVKSGKKVLITAHGNSLRALLKYLDNVSEKDIVELNIPTGIPLVYELDSNLKSIRNYYLGNQEEIAKAAAAVANQGKVK from the coding sequence ATGTATAAAGTAGTTTTGCTGCGTCATGGTGAAAGTAGCTGGAATAAAGAAAATCGCTTTACCGGCTGGACAGATGTTGATCTATCTGAAAAAGGATTGGATGAAGCAAAAAAAGCCGGACAGGTTCTGAAATCAGAAGGATATAAATTTGATATCGCTTATACATCGGTATTAAAAAGGGCTATCAGAACATTGTGGATAACTCTTGATGAATTAGATTTAATGTGGATTCCTGTTATCCGTAACTGGAGATTAAACGAAAGACATTATGGAGCACTGCAAGGATTAAATAAAGCAGAAACAGCACAAAAATTCGGAGAAGATCAGGTAAAAATCTGGAGAAGAAGTTATGATATTCAACCTCCGGCATTAGAAACAAGTGATGACAGATTCCCTGGCAAAGATCCACGTTATGCCGAATTGAAAGAGAATGAACTTCCATTAACAGAATGTTTAAAAGATACAGTTGCACGTTTTGTTCCCTATTGGGAAAATACAATTTCACCAATGGTCAAATCAGGTAAAAAAGTATTGATAACTGCACACGGGAACAGTCTGAGGGCATTATTAAAATATCTTGATAATGTTTCTGAAAAGGATATAGTGGAACTGAATATTCCGACAGGAATTCCCTTAGTTTATGAACTGGATTCAAACCTAAAATCAATAAGAAATTATTATCTTGGCAATCAGGAAGAAATAGCAAAAGCTGCAGCAGCAGTTGCTAATCAGGGAAAAGTAAAGTAA
- a CDS encoding AEC family transporter has protein sequence MFDNIVFTANIVAPVFLIIAVGYLARKLKIINEAFVDVTAKFVFQISLPVFVFLEIARLDMTQVFDADQIIFIILGTILTYIIIWLGTIPFIKRPEDKSAFIQGAFRGNYAIVGLAIISNLFSAEALGKATLVLAFLLPVYNILAVIVLTVPKHQGKIKMRAITLEILLNPLILAFLVSLPISFFKLKLPALLESTGNYFAELALPLALVGIGGSLNLENLKKASTLAFTASTIKIILLPSILTLIAYFYGYRGNDLGILFIVFGCPTAIASFVMADAMGANSKLAGNIIMITTLGSVFTISAGILILKSFSLI, from the coding sequence ATGTTTGATAATATTGTATTTACCGCAAACATTGTTGCACCAGTCTTTCTGATTATTGCAGTAGGATATCTTGCCAGAAAACTAAAAATAATTAATGAAGCATTTGTTGATGTAACAGCAAAGTTTGTATTTCAGATATCATTACCTGTTTTCGTTTTTCTGGAAATTGCACGATTAGACATGACACAAGTTTTTGATGCTGACCAAATAATTTTTATTATACTTGGAACTATACTTACCTATATCATTATCTGGCTCGGCACTATCCCGTTTATAAAAAGACCCGAAGATAAAAGTGCATTTATTCAGGGAGCTTTCAGGGGCAACTATGCTATTGTTGGACTTGCAATTATCTCTAATTTATTCAGTGCAGAAGCTTTAGGTAAAGCTACATTGGTATTGGCTTTTTTGCTTCCGGTTTACAATATACTTGCGGTAATTGTTTTAACTGTTCCGAAGCATCAGGGAAAAATTAAAATGCGAGCTATTACACTTGAAATATTATTAAACCCGCTTATACTTGCCTTTCTCGTTTCTCTTCCAATTTCTTTTTTCAAATTAAAACTGCCTGCATTATTAGAATCAACAGGTAACTATTTTGCAGAACTTGCTTTACCACTTGCACTTGTTGGAATCGGCGGATCGCTGAATCTGGAGAATCTCAAAAAAGCTTCAACACTTGCCTTTACAGCATCAACAATAAAAATAATTTTACTGCCGTCAATATTAACTCTTATTGCATATTTTTACGGATACAGAGGCAACGACCTTGGGATATTGTTTATTGTTTTCGGCTGTCCAACCGCAATAGCAAGTTTTGTTATGGCTGATGCGATGGGGGCAAATTCCAAACTTGCAGGAAACATTATTATGATAACAACACTTGGATCTGTCTTTACAATTTCAGCAGGTATTTTGATTCTTAAGAGTTTCAGTTTGATTTGA
- a CDS encoding TlpA disulfide reductase family protein translates to MIIKMFVGLILLINSVTVNNSVEYSKLSKTDDLSVIINLIDRKAPDFSLKSVDGKVVKFSDFKNKIVIVDFWATWCPPCRRGIPDLISIQNEFKNDVVIIGISLDGDKTIKDVPGFIKDYGINYPVVYGDEKTVIAYGGIEAIPTSFVIDKKGNIVDQHVGLVDKNVYVNKIKELLKKK, encoded by the coding sequence ATGATAATAAAAATGTTCGTTGGTTTAATACTGCTTATTAACTCAGTTACAGTTAATAATTCTGTTGAATATTCTAAACTATCAAAGACAGATGATTTATCAGTTATTATAAATCTTATTGATCGAAAGGCACCAGATTTTTCTTTGAAATCTGTTGATGGCAAAGTAGTTAAGTTTTCTGATTTTAAAAATAAAATCGTGATAGTTGATTTTTGGGCAACTTGGTGCCCGCCCTGCAGAAGAGGAATTCCGGATTTAATCTCCATTCAGAATGAATTTAAAAATGATGTTGTAATTATTGGTATTTCACTTGACGGAGATAAGACAATTAAAGATGTTCCGGGATTTATTAAAGATTATGGGATAAATTATCCTGTTGTGTATGGAGATGAAAAGACGGTTATTGCTTATGGCGGCATTGAAGCAATTCCTACTTCTTTTGTGATTGATAAAAAAGGCAATATAGTTGATCAGCACGTTGGTTTGGTTGATAAAAATGTTTATGTAAATAAGATAAAGGAATTACTTAAGAAGAAGTAA
- the hisN gene encoding histidinol-phosphatase, producing the protein MTTNELIPFLRCLSMESSAIIKQYFRTDLAVDKKADDSPVTIADKKAEEKMRLLIQKEFPVHGIIGEEFGNENADAEYVWILDPIDGTKSFISGALSFGTLIALMHKGEPLIGVINHPILNEFLIGDNNSAWLNDNLVRLRDCSSIYEAVLLTTDHFNIGEYQDQTKFDKLARQVKLYRNWGDCYGYYLLATGYADIMIDPIMSVWDSMAVIPIIKGAGGEITDYKGNDPVTGNSIVACNKLIHSGVIKMLND; encoded by the coding sequence ATGACTACAAATGAATTAATCCCATTTCTTAGATGCCTTTCTATGGAAAGTTCAGCCATTATTAAACAGTATTTCAGAACTGATTTGGCAGTAGATAAAAAAGCTGATGATTCTCCGGTTACAATTGCTGATAAAAAAGCTGAAGAGAAAATGCGGTTACTTATCCAAAAGGAGTTTCCTGTACATGGAATAATAGGGGAGGAGTTTGGTAATGAAAATGCTGATGCAGAATATGTTTGGATATTAGACCCGATTGATGGAACAAAAAGTTTTATATCAGGTGCTCTAAGTTTTGGAACTCTAATTGCTTTGATGCACAAAGGAGAACCTCTCATCGGTGTTATAAATCATCCGATCTTAAATGAATTTTTAATCGGTGATAATAATTCAGCCTGGCTTAATGATAATTTAGTTCGTTTGCGGGACTGCAGTTCAATCTATGAAGCTGTACTTCTTACAACAGATCACTTTAATATTGGTGAGTATCAGGATCAAACTAAATTTGATAAACTTGCAAGACAGGTTAAGCTTTACAGAAATTGGGGAGATTGTTACGGTTATTATCTCTTAGCAACTGGCTATGCAGATATAATGATTGATCCCATTATGAGCGTTTGGGATTCTATGGCTGTGATACCAATTATTAAAGGCGCGGGTGGAGAAATAACAGATTATAAAGGTAATGATCCTGTAACAGGAAATAGTATTGTCGCTTGTAATAAACTTATTCATTCGGGTGTGATAAAAATGCTTAATGATTAA
- a CDS encoding GIY-YIG nuclease family protein, translated as MAESPHNCGVKVVYPALGGKCGGLNMYFVYILKSQKPERFYVGCTSNLKRRIDEHNLGKVVSTKAYAPWSLIYVENYSSRTTAFEREKQIKSYKGGRAFKSLINNSERWQSPRIIAG; from the coding sequence ATGGCAGAGTCCCCGCATAATTGCGGGGTAAAGGTTGTTTATCCCGCCTTAGGCGGGAAATGCGGCGGTCTTAATATGTATTTTGTTTATATATTAAAGAGTCAAAAACCAGAACGATTCTATGTAGGATGTACATCAAATCTTAAAAGAAGAATTGATGAGCATAATTTAGGAAAAGTTGTATCAACAAAAGCTTATGCACCCTGGTCGTTAATTTATGTTGAAAATTATTCGTCCAGAACAACTGCATTTGAAAGAGAAAAGCAAATTAAATCCTACAAAGGGGGAAGGGCGTTTAAGAGCCTGATAAATAATTCGGAGAGATGGCAGAGTCCCCGCATAATTGCGGGGTAA